One Lytechinus variegatus isolate NC3 chromosome 14, Lvar_3.0, whole genome shotgun sequence genomic region harbors:
- the LOC121427812 gene encoding procathepsin L-like encodes MARNLLIIAVLLMVAVFHETCGRPANSKAWTSWKSKYGKEYSTKEEELVRWKVWIKNKQLVNGNNQAYDEGRRSFKMTMNEFADQDFGRINNNFDVEGRRSNTGLKETKSMTSSFRSSMPPSWDWRDKKEVNPVRDQGQIGSSLAMNVADAVASYSSIHNKTPLDILADAEVVDCCLPNPLERPGVFGCVHNHGGLCTKGTYHTGTGANVCNNASCKAVASCNVGKTVPSRNESALAQAVLFTPVVVAIDASHMSFQLYQSGVYSEPSCSSTLLDHSLLLVGYGVDSGVDYWICRNSWGSSWGDNGYINIARNHDNMCGIATDAIYPSNK; translated from the exons ATGGCGAGAAACCTACTCATTATTGCGGTCCTATTAATGGTCGCAGTGTTCCACGAGACGTGTGGTCGCCCAGCGAACTCGAAAGCCTGGACGAGCTGGAAGTCGAAGTACGGTAAAGAATACTCGACGAAGGAGGAGGAGCTCGTAAGATGGAAGGTGTGGATCAAGAACAAGCAACTCGTTAACGGGAACAATCAAGCTTACGATGAGGGGAGGAGATCGTTTAAGATGACTATGAACGAGTTTGCGGATCAG GATTTTGGCCGAATTAACAACAATTTTGACGTGGAAGGACGACGCTCCAATACAGGTTTGAAAGAGACAAAGTCAATGACGTCATCCTTCAGATCGTCCATGCCGCCATCATGGGATTGGAGAGATAAGAAAGAGGTTAACCCTGTCAGGGATCAAGGTCAGATTGGTTCATCTCTAGCCATGAATGTTGCAG ATGCCGTAGCTAGCTACTCTTCCATTCACAACAAGACTCCCCTCGACATCCTGGCCGATGCCGAAGTCGTCGATTGTTGCCTACCTAATCCCCTAGAAAGGCCAGGCGTCTTCGGCTGCGTGCACAACCACGGCGGACTATGCACAAAGGGAACCTACCATACCGGAACTGGTGCGAATGTCTGCAATAATGCATCTTGTAAGGCTGTTGCATCG TGTAATGTTGGAAAGACAGTTCCTTCTCGAAACGAATCAGCCCTCGCCCAAGCAGTCTTGTTCACGCCCGTAGTGGTGGCCATCGACGCTAGCCATATGTCTTTTCAGTTATACCAGAGCGGTGTGTACTCTGAGCCAAGCTGTTCGTCGACGCTATTGGACCATTCTCTTCTGTTGGTGGGATACGGTGTCGACAGTGGGGTCGATTACTGGATATGCAGGAACTCATGGG GATCCTCGTGGGGTGACAACGGCTATATCAACATTGCACGGAATCACGACAACATGTGTGGTATTGCAACAGACGCAATTTACCCATCCAACAAGTGA